In one Lycium barbarum isolate Lr01 chromosome 7, ASM1917538v2, whole genome shotgun sequence genomic region, the following are encoded:
- the LOC132604527 gene encoding uncharacterized protein LOC132604527 encodes MSAYDNVVGGKLKLKGKALDVKAAGIKKKKKKEKKDYDQISQVAGNELSIDGGSGSIDDSTKEETGNATKSVGEENAGRWDDNLTPAERRYIEQRERIDMHKMAKTANKSHRDRIEDFNQYLANMSEHYDIPKVGPG; translated from the exons ATGTCTGCATATGATAATGTGGTTGGTGGGAAGTTGAAACTAAAGGGAAAGGCACTGGATGTAAAAGCCGCtggaataaagaaaaagaaaaagaaagaaaagaaggattACGATCAAATCTCCCAGGTTGCAGGAAACGAGCTTTCAATAG ATGGTGGTAGTGGATCCATAGATGATTCCACCAAAGAAGAGACTGGAAATGCCACTAAATCTGTTGGTGAAGAAAATGCCGGTCGCTGGGATGATAATCTAACCCCTGCAGAGAGGCGCTACATAGAACAAAGAGAGAGGATCGACATGCATAAGATGGCCAAGACTGCTAATAAATCACATCGTGACCGAATCGAAGATTTCAATCAGTACTTGGCGAACATGAGCGAGCACTATGACATTCCCAAAGTTGGCCCTGGTTAA